The Mustela nigripes isolate SB6536 chromosome 8, MUSNIG.SB6536, whole genome shotgun sequence DNA segment ATCTTCTGAGTCATCACGGCCAAAAAGTCATTGAAGCTGATTTTCCCTGTGCCTTCTTTGTCTACTTCGGAGAtcatcttcttcatctcttccttCCTGGGTTCAAAGCCCAGCGCTCTCATGGCCACCTTCAGCTCCTTCACGTCGATGGTCCCACTTCCGTCGGCATCGAAGAGGTCAAATGCTTCGCGAACTTCTTGCTTCTGATCTTCCGTGAGTTCAGGCTTAGGACCCACCTTTCTTTTCTGGCTGGTAGAGGCCACGTTTGAC contains these protein-coding regions:
- the CETN1 gene encoding centrin-1; translation: MASSYKKSNVASTSQKRKVGPKPELTEDQKQEVREAFDLFDADGSGTIDVKELKVAMRALGFEPRKEEMKKMISEVDKEGTGKISFNDFLAVMTQKMAEKDTKEEILKAFRLFDDDETGKISFKNLKRVANELGENLTDEELQEMIDEADRDGDGEVNEEEFLRIMKKTSLY